A stretch of DNA from Besnoitia besnoiti strain Bb-Ger1 chromosome II, whole genome shotgun sequence:
ggatcgtcgctcttcggccggcgacgccgcatgTGAGGCAAGTGACGCGGAGAAAGGAGGCCGAACACGGTTTCGGATCCCGCACGAAGACAgctttccttttcttccgcctctgtgTTTCATCCGCCGCACCGCTTGCGGCGCCGTgggcaggcgcagacgcggagctTCCACCGCCGGCTACCGCAGGGACAGAAGAGGTAGAACTCAAAGATGATGAAGGGCCAGAAGTGGAGGAGGCAGGAGCGGACGGCGGACCTGCcgctgaagaaggagacTCGGGAGCCGGACCACGGGGGGACGAAGccaggcaggcggcggagggaggagagcaggccgccgctgaagaagaaggaggaaacGATGAAGCCGGGGGGGCAGCCACAGAGGAGTCGAGGCTTGGAATCCGGaggtcgtcgccctctctctcgcgccttcgctggaGCCGACGGCAAGTGCCAGAGCGGCGgatgcgtcgccgccggaggcgtcGTGGACTCGTCGCCAGTCCCGCCTcgggtcgcggcgtcgctgcgcgaccAACTTCTGCTCCCGTGACCGCCGGCCTTTGCAAGGACTCGTGAAGCTGTGCCGTTTCCTCACCTCGTCCCGAGACGCTTGGCGGCGTTTCTACGTCGctctgcgaaggcggagaagagctgCGGATCTCCTGTTTCGATCGGTGCGCAGTGCGgggcgaagcgagcgagtaggaggcagaggaggcagggGAGGCAGCGCAGGTGCCTGAACCTTCCCGCGAAGCAGTGGAGGCATCGGAGCaaggagcgagagaggaaggcgacaaGGAGGCAGCCaaaggcgcggaaggagactCGAGCCTGACGCAGCACGTGAGGCCTGGGACGTAGGGAGTGAAGCAgtttctgcaggcgccccaTTTGAGGTCTGTGTGGAGACGGAGCGAGTGCTTCGCGCTGATGGCGACGGCGTCTTTGAACAGACTTCGCGACAAAGCCGGGAACGCAAGCACGCTGGAAACACTCGCTTGAACGAGAAAATTCACGTGGTGGTGCAAGGCATtcggacgaggcggaggcgcgacgcagagaggcgcagaaatcgaggcggcggaaggccccACAGTCGAGTTGGGACGATTTGCAGACGATTCTGCCTGCGTGGAGCAAgcgtcctccgcgacgcAAGACCCTTGGCTGAAAGGAGAGGAAAATAGAAACGCCATTCTCGCGGAAAGGCGAGAGGCCTATTCCAAGAAAAATGACCTTGACATGAAACACGCTCTTCCCTGCAAGGAATCAACGAAGAAGAACGAGGCAAAATCGGTCTTACACGGAATAGATCATGAACAACAAGAAAACAACAACAAAGTTATACCGAGAAAAATGCGCTGAAAAACCGATCTGAAAGCGTTGAGGGACGCTTGAGCGGCCCGATGGACCGTGCTGGGGTGTACTTACACCTCGGCTCCATCCCTCAAACTGCGACAGATATGTGTCTAAGTGAAAGTCATatgtttttttctgtttaAGCGCGTTTGCAAGCTGCACCATCCAGAAACCGGAATGCGTCAACGAGATAGCTTTATCGAGTTCTCCCGATTGGCGGAGCTCTGCAATCAGGTGTCTGGCACGGCGGTTAGGGCCTGCAGGGATTCATTACATGGGAAAGCAAACCCCAAAGATACTCTCAAGAAGAGGGATGAAAGAGAGGAACGCTGCGGCACAGCAGAAGTATCACAATGAAGATAACGCTATTTCTTTCTGTGGATTGGAAGGTGAAGCAGACTGGTAGATCTGTGCACGCATGTTTTTTCGTGTGCATGTGGGCTCTGCATGTGACGAACTGGGACGAACCAAGCGATCAAAATACCTTGGAGGCGGGACAGGGCCATTCCGTATTTTTCCATTTCTCATTTGCTTCGTCTTTGTCCCTCGCATTTCGTGTCTACGTCCCTCGCGCTTCCATGATAGGGTAGCGGGGGAGGGGCCGTGAGGGTGTTGTCTTTTTTGGCGACTGTCACGGCGCTGAAAATAtgctgaggaagaagataCATCCCAAGCAACTGAAGATTAATAGAGGAAATGGACAGCCACGAGGATGGAAGGGAGGCAGGATAAATTTCTGCAGGTGTTACAGCGCAACCAGCTATGGAGCTAGAAAGGCAAGACCTTTTTCGACGAGGCTTCCCGTTactttctctttttttcagaAATCAATCAAGGCCTGCGGACCGTGTTGTATTTTTTCGTATTTTGCCCCTCCCCCGGTTCTGGTCAGTGTCTTCTGCCTCCATCTA
This window harbors:
- a CDS encoding Sodium:neurotransmitter symporter family protein (encoded by transcript BESB_037170) gives rise to the protein MAFLFSSPFSQGSCVAEDACSTQAESSANRPNSTVGPSAASISAPLCVAPPPRPNALHHHVNFLVQASVSSVLAFPALSRSLFKDAVAISAKHSLRLHTDLKWGACRNCFTPYVPGLTCCVRLESPSAPLAASLSPSSLAPCSDASTASREGSGTCAASPASSASYSLASPRTAHRSKQEIRSSSPPSQSDVETPPSVSGRGEETAQLHESLQRPAVTGAEVGRAATPRPEAGLATSPRRLRRRRIRRSGTCRRLQRRREREGDDLRIPSLDSSVAAPPASSFPPSSSAAACSPPSAACLASSPRGPAPESPSSAAGPPSAPASSTSGPSSSLSSTSSVPAVAGGGSSASAPAHGAASGAADETQRRKKRKAVFVRDPKPCSASFLRVTCLTCGVAGRRATIPQRPLEEEDSIR